Part of the Actinomycetota bacterium genome, GACGGCTCCACGGTGCGCGCCGACGAGATCCGTTCCCTGCGTGAGGGCACGGTCGTCGATGAGGTGGTCGAGGAGGTCCGCCGCCGCCTTTCCCTCTGAAAGCCGGTCCGTCTTGCCCTACGACGCCGCCCAGCGCCACACGAACTCGGTGCAGCCGGCCGAGTCGACCCGCACCTGGACCGTCCGGCGCACCAGCGACGCTTCGTCGCCCGCCCGGTGGCCGACGGCGATCTCCTCGGGCAGCTGGGCGATGGCCGCGTCGAGAACGGCATCGTGGTCGGCGATGTCGTTGGCCCCAGCGTTGCCGGGCCGCAGCCGCACCGCCAGCGTCTCGCCGGTGGCGTCGGCGAAGCAGTACAGGGGTGGAACCCGAACCCGCCCTTGTAGTCGCCACCGTCTCCTCCTTGTTCGCGGAGTGGACCTGGTGCAGCGACGAGTCGATGTCGAGGACGACCGTCGTCCGACGCCATGGCCCGCCGGGCCGCGATGGCGTCGGCGTCGGCCATGGCCACCAAGGCCCCGCCGAACCGGCTGAAGGCGACAGCCGCCGCCCGCGCCCCGTCGGCGTCGGGGGTGAAGCCCGAGGGGACCGGCATCACGTCGGCAGGCACCGCGACGGCCGGGGCCCGCAACGCCACGATGCCGTCGCGTTGAACTGGGAGCGACTGCTGCGTGGGGGTGCGGCCACAGCCAGTCGCTCCCAGGACCAGGACAGCGGTCACAGCGGGGGCCAGGGTGGTGCGTGGCCTCACGTACGGGCCGCCGTGTAAAGGGTGTTGACGATCACCGGTGCCAGCCCGGTCAGGACAGCGCCGATGGCCCCGGCCGCGGCCAAGATCTTGCCCTTGCCCGCCTGGAAGCCGTTGCCGAACTGCTGGCTGACGCCCCAGATACCGGCCCCGATCAGGAGCGAAGCCACCGAGCCCCACAGCCCGAACTGCCCGACCCAGTTGATCATCGTCTGGACCATCGACCCGCCTGGGAACCCGTCGGCCGTCGGTGTGACCTCGACCTGTGCTGAAGCCGGCGTGCCCCACAACGCCAGCACCAGCCCGACGGCGACAGTCGTGGCCATCACGAGCCGCGTGCCGCCCCAGAGCGCTCGCAGTCGCCCTGCCGGCCGCCAACCCCGGCGGCGCCGAGACCCACTCCTCGACGGGCCCTGTGTGATCACCGCTACCTCCTGATCCTCGCCGCCGCTCATCCTCGCCACCAGAACTGGTGAGAGACGGCCCCGTCGGTGGCCGGGGACCACGGGAGTTCTGCGAGGCTCATCTCGCAGCTTGGGCTCGGGCCGACCGGCCACGACCCAACCTCGCGGTCCCTGCGGCCCTCGTCGGCACCGATGTCACACGTACCCGGTGATCGTGGGCCAGCCGGGCGGATCAGGAGGCGTGTTCTGGGGGGCCTTCCCCCGACCTCCGCTGAGGACCGTCTCCGACCCGGGTGGGCGCGAGCCGACCCGCGAGCCGACCGGGAGGCCCCGACGCCACGATCGGCCCGGTCCCCTGGCACCGTCGGTTGAGGGAGGACCGCCCTTGCTTGGGCCAGTGCCGGGGCCGCATCCGTCCGTGCCGGCGAGGAGCCGAACACGTGTCCCACCGGGAAACTCAGTCGCCGCTCTGACCCGTTCGGGCAAGGATCGTGGGATGGCAATGACGGTCGAGCGGTTCACCGACCCCGCCCAGGTTCTCGATCGGGCCGGGCCGTTCCTGGGATCGGAGCCTGTCCTGCACAACCTGGTCCTGACGCTCCTGCACACGAACGTCGCTCACCCCCGGCCGGGCCGGTACTGGTGTTTGACCGAGAACACCCGCCCGGGCGGTGTGGTCGGTGTCGTGTACCAGTCACCGCTCGACTTCCTCGCCACCTTCACCCCGATGCCGGACGGCGCGGCGCGTGCTGCCGCCGAGGCGATCGTCGAGGACGGCGTCGCTCTGCCCGGCATCAACGGCGAGGCGACGACGGCCTCCCGCTTCGCTGGGACCTGGGCCGAGCTGCGCCACCAGCCGGTCGTCCCCGTCGAGGGCCAGCGGATCTACGAGCTTGAAGAGATGGTCCCGGCGATGGGGGCCCCGGGCCACCTCCGACAGGCTGGACCGGTCGACGGCGACCGACGCCTGCTCGTGGCGTGGACCCGTGCCTTTGAGGCCGAGGTCGGGGACTGCATCCCGCGCCGCGGTCCCGAAGAAGTGGTGGACCGGCGCCTGGCCGCTGGCTGCCTATGGCTATGGGAGCACGAGGGCCCGGCATCGTTCGCCGGCCACACGGTCCCGGTAGAGGGGGTGGCCCGCATCGGCCCCGTGTACACACCGCCCGAGCGCCGGCGCCATGGCTACGGGTCGGCGTGCGTGGCCGGGATCTCGGCGGTTCTCCGGAGCCGCGGCCTGCGCTGCATCCTCTACACCGACCTGGGGAACCCGACCTCGAACAGCTGCTACCGCCGCATCGGCTACCGGGCTACCGCCGAGCTGCTCCGCTACCGCTTCGGCTGACCGGGCCGCCACGCGGTACTCGACCGCAAGGGCCAGCGGTCGGACCGGCCGATGCGCGTGCAGCGATGGCAGCGACCCCGCCGTGGGAACAGTGGGAGATCGCGTTCGGGCCGGCCGATGTCGCCGTGTCCGCATCACCTCGCGTCCGATATGTGCCGCTACCGGGTGGTCGGCCAGGAACACCGGACGCCCGGTCCCCGAGGTGGGCGGGAGTCACCATCCCGGGCAGTGCACGTCCCACCGACCCGGCCTTGGGGCCAGTTCCGGCGCGTCGGGACGGGTGTCTTCGCACGCATGCCGAACGGCGATCTCGCTCGGGTAGCGATACCCTTCTGGGCGATGGCGATCGATCCGGACTCGCTCCTACGTGATGCGCTGACCCTTCCCGCCGATCGCCGCGCCGAGTTCGCTGCAGACCTCCTGGCCAGTCTCGATCGTGACGAGCACGACGACCCCGACGACGTCCGTGCGGCGTGGGCGGCGGAGCTCGAGCGGCGTGCACGGCGTGCATTGTCCGGTGAGGACCCGGGACGACCGTGGCCCGAGGTTCGTGAGCGAATCCGTTCCAAGCTCGCTCGGTGACGTTCCGGGTCGAGTTCTCCGCTGAGGCGGAGGAGGAACTCGACGTCGCCGCCGTCTGGTTCGACGAGCAGCGGCCAGGGCTCGGCAGCGAGTTCTTGGA contains:
- a CDS encoding GNAT family N-acetyltransferase; amino-acid sequence: MAMTVERFTDPAQVLDRAGPFLGSEPVLHNLVLTLLHTNVAHPRPGRYWCLTENTRPGGVVGVVYQSPLDFLATFTPMPDGAARAAAEAIVEDGVALPGINGEATTASRFAGTWAELRHQPVVPVEGQRIYELEEMVPAMGAPGHLRQAGPVDGDRRLLVAWTRAFEAEVGDCIPRRGPEEVVDRRLAAGCLWLWEHEGPASFAGHTVPVEGVARIGPVYTPPERRRHGYGSACVAGISAVLRSRGLRCILYTDLGNPTSNSCYRRIGYRATAELLRYRFG
- a CDS encoding addiction module protein, with the protein product MAIDPDSLLRDALTLPADRRAEFAADLLASLDRDEHDDPDDVRAAWAAELERRARRALSGEDPGRPWPEVRERIRSKLAR